In one window of Borrelia anserina Es DNA:
- a CDS encoding LptF/LptG family permease, with amino-acid sequence MKVDKLFISNISLTFLFMNFLFMVLIVLLDLFTNLFNYIDHNLSIDDIVYIYYLYLPKCFSDGLALSFLFAVSNLIGNLSMRNEIIGLFSCGISIFRILMSIIMLSILISVMLFFFDNYLVIDTVAKRDSFLKNSIGNQGLADRNIIIRNFAREIYNIKHYNVENDTIANLMIILKDGNDNFKKRYDITKAEWVDSSWRLYGVREFFRVDRDIVEKFHEVLDGEGIINLEPEYIKIVMLSSKTLNFSKLISWIGALRRENLDYSEALFDLLSRIFFSFRLILLSFTVGFISLALKKNIFIWSLLNSLAFAVVYVILIMIFSFLADLGYLSIAVASSLPTVLFVIINFVIYNLVCK; translated from the coding sequence ATGAAAGTAGATAAACTTTTTATAAGTAATATATCATTGACTTTTTTATTTATGAATTTTCTTTTTATGGTCTTAATTGTACTTCTCGATTTATTTACAAATCTGTTTAATTATATTGATCATAATCTTAGTATTGATGATATTGTTTATATTTATTATCTTTATTTGCCAAAATGTTTTTCAGATGGTTTAGCCTTGTCTTTTCTTTTTGCTGTTTCTAATCTTATTGGCAATCTTTCTATGAGAAATGAAATAATAGGACTTTTTAGTTGTGGCATTTCTATTTTTAGAATATTAATGTCAATAATTATGCTTAGTATTTTAATCTCAGTGATGCTTTTCTTTTTTGATAATTATTTGGTTATAGATACTGTTGCTAAGAGGGATTCTTTTCTTAAAAATAGTATTGGCAATCAGGGTTTAGCTGATAGGAATATAATCATTAGGAATTTTGCAAGAGAAATTTATAATATTAAACATTATAATGTCGAGAATGACACTATTGCTAACTTGATGATTATTTTAAAAGATGGAAATGATAATTTTAAAAAGAGGTATGATATCACTAAGGCTGAGTGGGTTGATTCTAGTTGGAGGCTTTATGGTGTAAGAGAATTTTTTAGGGTAGATCGAGATATAGTAGAAAAATTTCATGAAGTTCTTGATGGTGAGGGCATTATTAATTTGGAGCCTGAATATATTAAAATAGTTATGCTTTCTTCAAAAACGCTGAATTTTTCAAAGCTTATTAGTTGGATTGGGGCTCTTAGACGGGAAAATTTAGATTATTCTGAAGCTTTGTTTGATTTGTTAAGCAGAATATTTTTTTCATTTAGATTAATACTTCTTAGTTTTACTGTGGGTTTTATAAGTCTTGCTTTGAAAAAGAATATTTTTATATGGAGTTTGTTAAATAGTCTTGCATTTGCAGTTGTGTATGTTATTTTAATTATGATTTTTAGCTTTTTAGCAGATCTTGGTTATTTATCTATAGCAGTTGCAAGTTCGTTACCTACTGTTTTGTTTGTTATTATTAATTTTGTCATTTATAATCTTGTATGTAAGTAG
- the tgt gene encoding tRNA guanosine(34) transglycosylase Tgt, producing MFNILRTDRSSAARVGILELPHGKVTTPCFMPVGTVGTMKALKHDVLDKLGCNLMLANTYHLYLRPGIDVIKEYGSLHSFTTWDKNFLTDSGGFQVFSLSNLRKIEIEGVNFKSHIDGSNHYFTPESVFKMQEIFESDIIMALDICSSYGIDYSEASLYTNITTSWARRTLRAYENRKEGYNGLLFLITQGNFFKDLRKMSTEAILELNSPGIAIGGISVGEPRDKYLEILEYNSSLIPKDKPRYVMGIGTPHYILDAIYYGIDIFDCVNPTRIARHGSLLTDNGILRIKRAEFNVDTCPVEKDCSCSLCTRYSRGYLRHLIKSGETLGVMLASEHNIHYMFRLIQKARDAIMNDNFTKFRKLYLNKYDEGNLNE from the coding sequence ATGTTTAATATTCTTAGGACTGATAGAAGTTCTGCTGCAAGAGTTGGTATTCTTGAACTTCCTCATGGGAAGGTGACGACTCCTTGTTTTATGCCAGTTGGTACTGTGGGTACAATGAAGGCTTTAAAGCATGATGTTCTGGATAAATTGGGATGTAATTTAATGCTTGCAAACACTTATCATCTTTATTTAAGACCTGGCATTGATGTAATAAAAGAATATGGAAGTTTGCATAGTTTTACAACTTGGGATAAAAATTTTTTGACAGATTCTGGAGGTTTTCAAGTTTTTTCTTTATCTAATTTGAGAAAGATTGAAATTGAAGGTGTAAATTTTAAGTCTCATATTGATGGCTCTAATCACTATTTTACACCTGAGAGTGTGTTTAAGATGCAAGAGATTTTTGAAAGTGATATTATTATGGCACTTGATATTTGTAGTTCTTATGGTATTGATTACAGTGAGGCGAGTTTGTATACGAACATTACGACTTCTTGGGCCCGTCGTACATTGCGTGCTTATGAGAATAGAAAAGAAGGATATAATGGTCTTTTATTCTTAATAACACAGGGTAATTTTTTTAAGGATTTGAGGAAAATGAGTACTGAAGCGATTTTAGAGTTAAATAGTCCTGGTATCGCAATTGGTGGAATTTCTGTTGGGGAACCAAGAGATAAATATTTAGAAATTCTTGAGTATAATTCTTCATTAATACCTAAAGATAAGCCAAGGTATGTAATGGGAATTGGTACACCCCACTATATATTAGATGCAATATATTATGGTATTGATATTTTTGATTGTGTGAATCCTACGAGGATTGCTAGGCATGGTTCACTTTTAACTGATAATGGAATATTGCGTATTAAGAGGGCTGAGTTTAATGTTGATACTTGTCCTGTTGAGAAAGATTGTTCTTGTAGTTTATGTACAAGATATTCAAGAGGATATTTAAGACATTTAATTAAATCAGGAGAAACTCTTGGAGTGATGTTGGCCAGTGAACATAATATTCATTATATGTTTAGACTTATTCAAAAGGCACGAGATGCAATTATGAATGATAATTTTACGAAATTTAGGAAGCTTTATTTAAACAAGTATGATGAAGGCAATTTGAATGAATAG
- the murJ gene encoding murein biosynthesis integral membrane protein MurJ — MNRDIISAVIVMISIFFSRVMGFIRIKVFSYYFGANLEADIFNYVFNIPNNLRKIISEGAMTSAFIPEFTCEKNKSNKHAINFFRLVVTFSIVSIGFIICILILFSRQIMYFLSSYRGSHLDLASCIFNYLILYVLLISLASIFASALNSYKFFFIPSFSPVLFSLSIILSIYFFYRQYGIYSAVVGVIFGGILQFLVQMVNCIWIGFIYRPIFNFNDSAFLRFLKRWIHIILSALVTVVTQQISFALASTLDVGSVSVLSNAIVYYQLPVGIFYVSISTVIFPKMAEYASLGNKKGLNAILNQGIDILIFILVPISFLMYIWAGPILNLLLTGGKFSVYDTQRTVGILQYFLVGLPFYSIFGLFQKYYFSVHNSRIPLYFNLLFASIDIAISVFGLKFYKVDILPIAQSISFALCVVIFYFVGFKIGMKLELIRSLVALMKAFISLFPLYLFYALFRNFNWDVGFSFSNFFLLSVVGAVNIIILTLCYYLLGVISVFKFIGREIT; from the coding sequence ATGAATAGAGATATTATTTCAGCAGTTATTGTTATGATTTCGATCTTTTTTTCACGTGTAATGGGTTTTATTAGGATAAAAGTATTTTCTTATTATTTTGGTGCAAATCTTGAAGCAGATATTTTTAATTATGTTTTTAATATTCCTAATAATTTAAGAAAGATTATTTCAGAAGGTGCAATGACTTCAGCTTTTATTCCTGAATTTACTTGTGAGAAAAATAAATCTAATAAGCATGCTATTAATTTTTTCAGACTTGTTGTGACTTTTAGTATTGTTAGTATTGGTTTTATTATTTGCATTTTGATTCTTTTTTCTCGGCAGATTATGTATTTTTTATCTTCTTATAGAGGTAGTCATTTAGATTTGGCTAGTTGTATATTTAATTACTTAATATTGTATGTGTTACTTATAAGTTTGGCATCGATATTTGCATCAGCTCTAAATTCTTATAAGTTTTTTTTTATTCCGTCATTTTCTCCCGTTTTGTTCTCTTTAAGCATTATATTAAGCATATATTTCTTCTATAGGCAATATGGAATATATAGTGCTGTTGTTGGAGTGATTTTTGGTGGGATTTTGCAGTTTTTGGTTCAGATGGTAAATTGTATTTGGATTGGTTTTATATATAGACCAATATTTAACTTTAATGATTCTGCGTTTTTAAGGTTTTTAAAGAGATGGATACATATTATTTTATCAGCTTTGGTTACAGTTGTTACTCAGCAAATTTCGTTTGCGTTGGCATCTACTTTGGATGTTGGAAGTGTTTCTGTTTTAAGTAATGCAATTGTTTATTACCAACTTCCTGTTGGGATTTTTTATGTCTCTATTTCTACGGTTATTTTTCCTAAAATGGCTGAATATGCTTCTTTAGGTAATAAGAAAGGATTAAATGCGATTTTGAATCAGGGAATTGATATTTTAATTTTTATTTTAGTTCCAATATCGTTTTTAATGTATATTTGGGCTGGTCCTATTTTAAATTTGTTGCTTACAGGGGGTAAGTTTTCTGTGTATGATACCCAAAGGACCGTGGGTATACTACAATATTTTTTGGTTGGATTGCCATTTTATTCAATTTTTGGACTGTTTCAGAAGTATTATTTTTCAGTGCATAATTCGAGAATTCCGCTCTACTTTAATCTTCTTTTTGCTTCCATTGATATTGCTATCTCAGTTTTTGGCCTTAAATTTTATAAGGTGGACATTCTACCTATTGCACAATCAATTTCTTTTGCTTTATGTGTAGTTATTTTTTATTTTGTGGGATTTAAAATTGGGATGAAGCTTGAACTTATTAGATCTTTAGTAGCACTTATGAAGGCATTTATTTCTCTTTTTCCTTTATATTTATTTTATGCTCTTTTTAGGAATTTTAATTGGGATGTAGGTTTTAGTTTTAGTAATTTTTTCCTATTAAGTGTTGTAGGTGCAGTTAATATTATCATTTTAACACTGTGTTATTATTTGCTTGGTGTTATTAGTGTATTTAAATTTATAGGTAGGGAGATTACGTGA
- a CDS encoding HEAT repeat domain-containing protein, with product MRYLKFIFLFYVAFDVFAIKTLILSTGSLTFPKPELKTGKHVKENYFERDTSLKNSDFKGIDFHVKQVNDAISYGLDAQVIEIVSSLKKSGDGEYNVLLEKRLQKTFNVDLKRAILDLFLSLKYPGGIDTANYILDNYENNRYPSNLINLAILYLKEFGNKDSLKKTLVSILESKEGNIAATAAYYLGELSSSEYSQDMMNVYDKYSVNDGVKSAILIALGKSNAIDYADRLYEISIDTYENPAIKASSIRALSYLMPEKVVENADLYLQSSNNNYNIKIAIVEALSRDISLKSKEILQNFLRDSDVNVRINAVNAIKDHGDIASKEILIYKVKSDPSLKVREASGKALVDMGHGYEEIQNIMFDSGVENNFKLTMFSYILDKDANFAHLIALNLVKKENIDKPSKLLTGVAMFLSARKGNFGDFYAKIIDSKNIDLMNLAIKGAVYNKSSLLSVRLKEIKRTTHSEYLRKLLADY from the coding sequence GTGAGATATTTAAAGTTTATTTTCCTATTTTATGTTGCATTTGATGTTTTTGCTATTAAGACTTTAATATTGTCAACTGGGTCTTTGACATTCCCGAAGCCTGAACTTAAGACTGGTAAGCATGTTAAGGAAAATTATTTTGAAAGAGATACTTCTCTTAAAAATTCTGATTTTAAAGGTATTGACTTCCATGTAAAGCAGGTAAATGATGCTATTTCTTATGGACTTGATGCTCAAGTTATTGAGATTGTGAGTAGTCTTAAAAAATCAGGTGATGGTGAATATAATGTTTTGCTTGAAAAAAGATTACAGAAAACTTTTAACGTTGATCTTAAGCGGGCAATTCTTGATTTATTTTTATCACTTAAGTATCCAGGCGGTATTGATACTGCTAATTATATTCTTGATAATTATGAGAATAATAGATATCCTAGCAATTTGATTAATTTAGCAATTTTATATCTTAAGGAATTTGGTAATAAGGATTCCTTGAAGAAAACTCTTGTTAGTATTCTTGAGAGTAAGGAAGGGAATATTGCTGCTACTGCTGCTTATTATCTTGGTGAGCTTTCTTCTTCTGAATATTCACAAGATATGATGAATGTTTATGATAAATATTCTGTTAATGATGGAGTTAAATCAGCAATACTGATTGCTCTTGGCAAATCTAATGCCATTGATTATGCAGATAGACTTTATGAAATTTCTATTGATACTTACGAAAATCCAGCAATTAAAGCCTCATCTATTAGAGCATTATCGTATCTTATGCCTGAAAAGGTTGTGGAGAATGCAGATTTATATCTTCAAAGTAGTAATAACAATTATAATATTAAGATTGCTATTGTTGAAGCACTTTCAAGAGATATATCTTTGAAATCAAAAGAGATTTTACAAAATTTTTTGAGAGATTCTGATGTTAATGTTAGGATTAATGCTGTTAATGCTATTAAAGATCATGGTGATATTGCCTCAAAAGAGATATTAATTTATAAGGTAAAAAGTGATCCTTCTTTAAAGGTTAGAGAAGCATCTGGGAAAGCTTTAGTAGATATGGGACATGGTTATGAAGAGATACAAAATATAATGTTTGATTCTGGTGTTGAAAATAACTTTAAACTTACTATGTTTAGTTATATTTTAGATAAAGATGCAAATTTTGCACATTTGATTGCTTTAAATCTTGTGAAAAAGGAAAATATCGATAAGCCTTCAAAGTTACTTACAGGGGTTGCTATGTTTCTTTCAGCTAGGAAAGGTAATTTTGGTGATTTTTATGCTAAAATCATTGATAGTAAAAATATTGATTTGATGAATCTTGCAATTAAAGGAGCTGTTTATAATAAATCCTCATTACTCTCAGTTAGACTTAAGGAAATTAAGAGAACAACTCATTCAGAATATTTAAGAAAACTTTTAGCAGATTATTGA